A region of Paraburkholderia sp. BL23I1N1 DNA encodes the following proteins:
- the ltrA gene encoding group II intron reverse transcriptase/maturase: MGAQQKTHRVLDSGGRGEAPMAADRGAEPMAANPESESPSAYDRLMEEVCERGNLKQALKRVKANKGAPGVDGMTVQALPAYLREHWPSIRATLLNGTYQPQPVRRVEIPKPDGGGVRKLGIPSALDRFVQQAVLQVLQRQWDPTFSDSSYGFRPGRSAHQAVAQAQSYIQSGYRWVVDLDLEKFFDRVSHDILMSRVAKRVSDRRVLKLIRSFLTAGVMEHGLVGATDEGTPQGGPLSPLLSNLMLDDLDRELERRGLRFVRYADDCNVYVRSERAGQRVMAGLKAFLTGKLKLKVNEAKSAVARPHTRKFLGFTFSGREQIKRRIAPKALARFKDRVRELTQRTRGVSVDQMIGALKRYLAGWRGYFGFCETPSVLQRLDEWIRRRIRCFFWKQWKRGRTRFRELTVRGVSRNLAAQTVGSPHDAWRLSCSPALGIALSNRYLRSLGLPSLRP; this comes from the coding sequence ATGGGAGCGCAGCAGAAAACGCATCGCGTCCTCGACAGCGGAGGTAGGGGTGAAGCTCCGATGGCTGCTGATCGAGGGGCTGAACCTATGGCGGCGAACCCCGAGTCTGAAAGCCCGTCGGCATATGACCGACTGATGGAAGAAGTCTGCGAAAGGGGGAACCTGAAGCAGGCGTTGAAGCGTGTGAAAGCTAACAAGGGCGCACCGGGCGTGGACGGGATGACCGTTCAGGCATTACCGGCGTACCTGCGGGAGCATTGGCCGTCGATACGGGCCACGCTGCTGAACGGCACATACCAGCCTCAACCTGTGAGACGGGTCGAGATACCCAAGCCGGATGGCGGTGGCGTGCGCAAGCTCGGCATCCCTTCTGCGCTTGACCGATTCGTCCAGCAGGCGGTCTTGCAGGTGTTGCAAAGGCAGTGGGACCCGACGTTCTCGGACTCCAGCTACGGTTTCCGTCCGGGACGCTCGGCGCATCAGGCAGTGGCGCAGGCGCAAAGCTACATCCAGTCGGGGTATCGATGGGTTGTAGATTTGGATCTGGAGAAATTCTTCGATCGCGTGAGCCACGACATCTTGATGAGTCGGGTGGCAAAACGGGTTAGTGACAGACGCGTTCTGAAGCTGATTCGCTCCTTCCTGACGGCGGGCGTGATGGAGCACGGGCTGGTTGGTGCGACGGACGAGGGCACCCCCCAGGGTGGTCCCCTGTCGCCGTTGTTATCCAATCTGATGCTCGACGATCTTGACCGGGAGCTTGAGCGACGCGGGCTGCGTTTCGTGAGGTACGCCGACGATTGTAACGTCTATGTACGCAGCGAACGCGCGGGCCAGCGGGTGATGGCGGGGCTGAAAGCCTTCCTCACCGGCAAGCTGAAGCTGAAGGTCAATGAAGCGAAGAGCGCCGTCGCACGGCCACACACGCGGAAGTTTCTGGGCTTCACCTTCTCGGGGCGGGAGCAGATCAAACGGCGCATTGCGCCCAAGGCACTGGCTCGCTTCAAGGATCGGGTCCGGGAACTGACTCAACGCACGCGCGGGGTCAGCGTCGACCAGATGATCGGCGCGCTGAAACGTTATCTGGCAGGGTGGCGGGGCTACTTCGGTTTCTGCGAAACGCCCAGCGTTCTGCAACGCCTGGATGAATGGATACGCCGCCGCATCCGCTGCTTCTTCTGGAAGCAGTGGAAACGGGGCCGCACAAGATTCCGGGAGCTGACAGTACGCGGCGTCAGCCGAAACCTTGCTGCCCAGACGGTCGGTTCGCCACACGATGCGTGGCGGCTGAGTTGCAGTCCCGCGCTGGGCATCGCCTTGTCAAACCGTTACCTTCGCTCGCTGGGGCTTCCATCACTAAGGCCATAG
- a CDS encoding NAD(P)-dependent oxidoreductase has product MDIGFIGLGVMGQPMALNLVRAGTQLVVWNRSPDRCESLRASGATVATNPAEIFKRTRVVFLMLVDGDAVDAVLGRGTSQFSANVAHHTIVHVGTTSPDYSRGLEADIRNAGGRYVEAPVSGSRKPAEAGKLVAMLAGEEAAVESVRQLLEPMCHQTMVCGPVPSGLLMKLAVNLFLMTTVAGLAEAAHFAERHGLDMQQFRAIVDAGQMASDISRVKILKLVTRDFDVQGSITNVREVNRLIAEAAREAGVTSPLLDVCYTLFGETQALGHGQADIVAVLHALEARTSSGK; this is encoded by the coding sequence ATGGACATCGGTTTCATCGGCTTAGGCGTCATGGGACAGCCCATGGCGCTCAATCTGGTCCGTGCGGGCACACAACTCGTTGTCTGGAATCGCTCCCCTGACAGATGCGAGTCGTTGCGAGCGTCCGGCGCAACCGTCGCGACGAACCCTGCTGAGATATTTAAACGGACTCGCGTAGTATTCCTGATGTTAGTCGATGGCGACGCAGTCGACGCCGTCCTCGGCCGCGGCACATCGCAGTTCAGCGCGAACGTTGCGCACCACACGATCGTCCACGTGGGGACGACCTCGCCCGACTACTCGCGCGGACTCGAAGCCGACATTCGCAACGCCGGTGGCCGATATGTGGAAGCGCCTGTCTCGGGCTCGCGCAAGCCCGCCGAGGCGGGCAAGCTCGTGGCGATGCTGGCGGGCGAAGAAGCGGCCGTCGAAAGCGTTCGCCAGCTGCTCGAGCCCATGTGCCATCAGACGATGGTGTGCGGCCCGGTTCCGAGCGGGCTCCTCATGAAGCTCGCGGTGAACCTGTTTCTCATGACCACGGTCGCGGGCCTTGCAGAAGCGGCTCATTTTGCCGAGCGGCATGGTCTGGACATGCAGCAGTTCCGTGCCATCGTCGACGCCGGTCAGATGGCGAGCGACATCTCACGCGTGAAAATTCTCAAGCTGGTGACGCGTGACTTCGATGTTCAGGGGTCGATCACCAATGTGCGGGAGGTCAATCGACTGATTGCGGAAGCGGCGAGAGAAGCCGGGGTCACGTCGCCGCTACTGGATGTCTGCTACACGCTATTCGGCGAGACGCAGGCATTGGGGCATGGACAGGCCGACATTGTGGCCGTCCTCCACGCACTCGAGGCAAGAACCAGTTCCGGCAAATGA
- a CDS encoding MBL fold metallo-hydrolase: MTADAVVCTHLHVDHVGWNTLLVDGKWVPTFPKARYLIGKREFEHWSNEGDEEQQAIMGDSVRPIFDAGLAELVEMDHRISPEVRLRPTPGHTPGHVSVVIESEGHSAVITGDLAHHPCQMAHPDWATSLDSDTQTATTIRATLFAEWADQPILVIGTHYAAPTAGHVKRDGAAFRFEV; this comes from the coding sequence GTGACAGCGGACGCCGTGGTCTGCACTCACCTGCATGTAGACCACGTGGGCTGGAACACCCTGTTGGTGGACGGCAAGTGGGTCCCGACCTTTCCCAAGGCACGCTACCTGATTGGCAAGCGCGAATTCGAGCATTGGAGCAACGAGGGCGACGAGGAACAGCAGGCGATCATGGGAGACAGCGTGCGGCCGATCTTCGACGCGGGCCTCGCCGAACTGGTGGAGATGGATCACCGCATCTCGCCTGAGGTGCGTCTGAGGCCAACCCCTGGCCACACGCCGGGCCATGTCAGCGTGGTGATCGAATCGGAAGGGCATAGCGCGGTGATCACCGGCGACCTTGCCCACCATCCCTGCCAGATGGCGCACCCCGATTGGGCCACGAGCCTCGACAGCGACACCCAGACCGCGACGACCATCCGCGCGACGTTGTTCGCCGAATGGGCCGACCAGCCGATCCTGGTCATCGGCACCCACTACGCTGCGCCGACAGCTGGACATGTGAAGCGCGACGGGGCGGCGTTCCGGTTCGAGGTCTAG
- a CDS encoding SDR family oxidoreductase, protein MRILVTGASGWIGSASVKELISAGHHVLGLARNDESAARIARLGAEVVRGSLDDLASLRGAATLAEGVVHLGYNHDFSQMAAAAQTDRTAIDTFADVLQGTGGPLLIASGTVGLAPGRVGTEGDVPSAGVHPRIANAAYTLGLADRGIRSMVVRFAPTVHGAGGDHGFVAVLARIAREKRMSGYIGEGQNRWPAVNRLDAGKLVQLAIDKATPGSVLHAVAEEGVATRDIATALGQFLDVPVESIPVDRAQAHFDWLGMFFGADAPASSAHTRSQLGWEPTLGTLLEDIAAGHYPGN, encoded by the coding sequence ATGCGAATTCTCGTCACCGGTGCCTCGGGCTGGATCGGCTCGGCCAGCGTCAAGGAACTCATCTCTGCAGGACACCACGTCCTCGGCCTCGCCCGCAACGACGAGTCCGCAGCCAGGATCGCCAGGCTCGGTGCCGAAGTGGTGCGCGGCAGCCTGGACGACCTTGCCAGCCTGCGCGGCGCGGCGACGCTGGCCGAGGGCGTCGTGCATCTCGGCTACAACCACGATTTCTCGCAGATGGCAGCCGCGGCGCAGACCGATCGCACGGCCATCGACACATTCGCCGACGTGCTGCAAGGCACTGGCGGCCCGCTGCTGATCGCCTCGGGCACAGTGGGGCTGGCCCCGGGCCGCGTAGGCACCGAGGGGGACGTGCCGAGTGCCGGGGTCCACCCGCGCATCGCCAACGCGGCCTACACGTTGGGTCTGGCCGATCGCGGCATCCGGTCGATGGTCGTGCGCTTCGCTCCGACGGTGCACGGCGCGGGCGGTGACCACGGATTCGTCGCGGTGCTGGCGCGCATCGCTCGCGAAAAGCGCATGTCGGGCTACATCGGCGAGGGCCAGAACCGCTGGCCGGCGGTGAACCGGCTCGATGCGGGCAAGCTCGTGCAACTCGCGATCGACAAAGCGACGCCGGGCAGCGTGCTGCACGCCGTCGCCGAAGAAGGCGTCGCCACGCGTGACATCGCGACGGCGCTGGGCCAGTTTCTGGACGTGCCCGTGGAATCGATTCCCGTTGACCGCGCGCAAGCTCACTTTGACTGGCTGGGCATGTTCTTCGGTGCCGACGCCCCGGCCTCCAGCGCACACACGCGTTCGCAGCTTGGCTGGGAGCCGACGCTCGGGACGCTGCTGGAAGACATTGCGGCCGGTCACTACCCTGGGAACTGA
- a CDS encoding NIPSNAP family protein yields the protein MSKLFSPIRIGAIELSHRVVLAPLTRMRADREQRRDAMEADPDWQAYRRVALEEDTLVDMENQILKPVSFSQPRSVTSQ from the coding sequence ATGTCAAAGCTTTTCTCACCGATCCGCATCGGCGCGATCGAATTGTCGCACCGTGTGGTGCTCGCGCCGCTCACGAGAATGCGGGCAGATCGCGAGCAACGCCGCGACGCCATGGAAGCAGATCCGGATTGGCAAGCATACCGGCGCGTCGCGCTGGAAGAAGATACGCTTGTCGATATGGAAAATCAGATTCTTAAGCCTGTTTCCTTCTCTCAACCGCGTTCAGTCACAAGTCAATAG
- a CDS encoding LysR family transcriptional regulator, with translation MELRHLRYFIAVAETGSFTTAAEQRLHTAQPSLSRQIRDLEEEVGVDLLIRGARGVELTAAGRAFLEHARGALAQAESAIEAARRAARRLKPVFALGFLTGEEIEWLPEAMRVLRDELPQIEVTVSSQYSPSLRDALVKGDLDLAFMRPEPNVPDLEYRLVVKEPLFVVLPSDHPLAACEKIGLRQFIGETFITVSHTAPTVRTVIDEFILQSGLDIQASHEVDNLAMAVSLVASTRGLALLPCYARNFLPGSVTSRPLAGEPPTIDLVIGYSRANTSPILSLFLSRIDHLLARCRSIAAENQASVG, from the coding sequence ATGGAGCTTCGACATCTTCGCTACTTTATCGCCGTCGCGGAGACGGGTAGCTTCACGACGGCGGCCGAACAGCGACTGCATACGGCTCAACCTTCCCTCAGCCGTCAGATCCGTGATCTTGAAGAGGAAGTGGGTGTTGATTTGCTGATACGCGGCGCCCGCGGAGTTGAATTGACAGCGGCAGGTCGCGCTTTCCTCGAGCACGCTCGTGGCGCGTTAGCGCAAGCGGAATCCGCCATTGAAGCGGCTCGACGGGCGGCGCGTCGGTTAAAGCCCGTATTTGCGCTTGGATTCCTGACAGGGGAGGAGATAGAGTGGTTGCCGGAGGCGATGCGGGTTCTTCGCGACGAACTCCCTCAAATTGAGGTTACGGTCTCCAGCCAATACTCGCCGTCGCTTCGCGATGCCCTGGTGAAAGGCGATCTCGATCTGGCATTCATGCGGCCGGAGCCAAACGTGCCGGACCTGGAGTACCGGCTTGTTGTCAAGGAGCCATTGTTTGTGGTTTTGCCAAGTGATCATCCTCTCGCAGCTTGCGAAAAGATCGGTCTTCGGCAGTTCATCGGCGAGACGTTCATCACCGTTTCGCACACGGCTCCTACTGTCCGGACCGTCATCGACGAGTTTATCCTGCAGTCAGGTCTGGACATACAGGCAAGCCACGAAGTGGATAACCTCGCGATGGCGGTGTCATTGGTGGCATCGACGCGCGGTCTCGCGTTGCTTCCGTGTTACGCCAGGAATTTCCTTCCCGGGTCGGTGACAAGCCGTCCGCTTGCAGGTGAACCGCCGACTATCGACCTGGTCATCGGCTATAGCAGGGCCAACACTTCGCCGATATTGAGTTTGTTTCTTTCCAGAATCGACCATCTACTCGCCCGCTGCAGATCGATAGCGGCCGAAAATCAGGCGTCCGTAGGATAG
- a CDS encoding SDR family NAD(P)-dependent oxidoreductase, protein MTNPVVLITGALTGIGRAAAIAFAQDGARVVVSGRRQAEGKALEEELRRLGTEAEFVIADVRREDEVSALVDKVVARFGRLDVVVNNAGVEGKPGPVTDVSADAYTALFDTNVLGTLWGLKHALRVMQPQGSGNVINISSTLGERGAANFSLYAGSKHAVEGITKSAAIEAAAYGVRVNAVAPGPTETAMLDRLTGSTEKSAAFYSAIPLKRGATPEEIANAIVFVASDKAAFITGQIIRVNGGKTAS, encoded by the coding sequence GTGACGAATCCTGTTGTTTTAATTACTGGCGCCCTGACGGGAATTGGCCGAGCCGCGGCGATCGCTTTTGCGCAGGACGGGGCACGGGTGGTGGTTTCTGGTCGCAGGCAGGCCGAGGGCAAAGCGTTGGAAGAGGAATTGCGCCGCCTCGGTACCGAGGCCGAGTTCGTCATTGCTGACGTACGTCGCGAGGACGAAGTGAGCGCTCTGGTTGACAAGGTGGTGGCGCGCTTCGGCCGGCTCGACGTCGTCGTCAATAATGCGGGCGTCGAGGGCAAGCCGGGCCCCGTTACCGATGTCTCTGCCGACGCCTACACGGCCTTGTTCGACACCAACGTGCTAGGGACATTGTGGGGACTTAAGCACGCTTTGCGCGTCATGCAGCCTCAGGGCAGCGGGAACGTCATCAACATTTCCTCGACGCTCGGAGAGCGTGGCGCCGCCAACTTCTCCCTCTACGCGGGCAGTAAGCATGCTGTAGAAGGGATCACGAAGAGCGCCGCGATCGAGGCCGCGGCTTACGGTGTCCGCGTCAATGCGGTGGCGCCTGGACCGACCGAGACAGCAATGCTGGACCGCCTCACGGGTTCAACCGAAAAGAGCGCAGCGTTCTACTCCGCCATACCGCTCAAGCGCGGCGCGACGCCTGAGGAAATCGCTAATGCCATCGTCTTTGTCGCATCAGACAAGGCAGCCTTTATCACCGGACAAATCATCAGAGTAAACGGCGGCAAGACAGCAAGTTGA
- a CDS encoding TetR/AcrR family transcriptional regulator → MKAGARPRRGAPPKGEVSARERILATASDLFYREGIRAIGVDTVVEQSGVSKTSLYRVFESKDALISAFATEKDRLFWAWWDDVEEKHAEDPRALLNALLSGIAKRIAHPAYRGCPFLNLVTEFPDDDYPGRVIARDNKAEMLARLTAIVARLGVSHPKRTASQIALIINGAYVTGLIAESGDLRGDLIDAATKLLV, encoded by the coding sequence ATGAAGGCAGGAGCCCGACCCCGGCGGGGAGCCCCACCCAAGGGCGAAGTAAGCGCACGCGAGCGTATCCTCGCGACAGCAAGCGACCTGTTCTACCGCGAAGGCATCCGTGCCATCGGCGTCGACACGGTCGTCGAGCAATCCGGGGTATCGAAGACGAGCCTCTATCGCGTATTTGAGTCCAAGGACGCGTTGATCTCCGCCTTCGCCACCGAGAAAGACCGGTTGTTCTGGGCGTGGTGGGACGACGTTGAAGAGAAGCATGCTGAGGACCCGCGCGCCTTGTTAAACGCGCTGCTATCTGGAATCGCGAAACGGATCGCGCACCCCGCCTATCGCGGCTGCCCCTTTCTTAACCTGGTGACGGAGTTTCCCGACGACGACTATCCAGGCCGGGTTATCGCCCGAGACAACAAGGCGGAAATGCTGGCAAGGCTCACCGCGATCGTTGCCAGGCTGGGCGTGAGTCATCCCAAGCGCACCGCGTCTCAGATCGCGCTGATCATCAACGGCGCCTACGTCACTGGTTTGATCGCGGAGTCGGGTGATCTAAGGGGCGATCTCATCGACGCTGCCACGAAATTGCTGGTCTAG
- a CDS encoding MaoC family dehydratase: MDQLNERYLEDFAVGQTFGSGRLRIDKERVLAFAAEFDPQPFHLDEAAARHSIFGGLAASGWHTAAVTMRLMIETELKPAGGFVGAGLDECRWPRPVRPGDELRVGCEVIEVRPSKSRPEQGLIKLRTTTLNQHDEAVLVHVVNMVVPRRTQHLS, translated from the coding sequence ATGGATCAGTTGAACGAGCGCTATCTGGAAGATTTTGCAGTGGGGCAGACGTTCGGCTCAGGGCGGCTGCGCATCGACAAGGAGCGGGTCCTCGCGTTCGCTGCCGAGTTCGATCCGCAGCCCTTCCATCTCGATGAGGCGGCGGCGCGCCACTCGATTTTCGGTGGTCTGGCCGCCAGCGGCTGGCACACCGCTGCCGTGACGATGCGGTTGATGATTGAGACCGAACTCAAGCCGGCTGGCGGCTTTGTCGGCGCTGGGCTCGACGAGTGCCGCTGGCCCCGGCCAGTGCGACCCGGTGACGAGTTGCGCGTCGGGTGCGAGGTGATCGAGGTGCGGCCGTCAAAGTCCCGTCCGGAGCAGGGCCTTATCAAGCTCCGAACGACCACGCTGAACCAGCACGACGAGGCCGTGCTGGTGCATGTCGTGAACATGGTCGTGCCGCGCCGTACGCAACATTTGTCTTGA
- a CDS encoding zinc-binding alcohol dehydrogenase family protein yields the protein MRVIEAETFSGYDGLRQIELPKPQPVKDRVLVRVTAAGVTPLEHTVLSGGHPRARAPLVLGNEGAGVIEDAGDSGLAVGSRVMFTGPYGVGENGTWQEWLLVRPEHLASADAIGDVVAASLPVAWLTAQITLTHAGFKPGMTVLAPGIGGSVGNATYQLARAQGAGKVISTAGSAQKAARARELGFEDVIDLSAEGLADGVRRITAGKGVDIVIESIGGTVTSEALNSLGLGGVLITLGYSAGRKTTIDVTDLIWKRARMAGFSLFAQSPATIATAWQDIIPLVVSGSVKPIVERVYPLAEAGEALRHLIEDRPFGKVVLTM from the coding sequence ATGCGTGTAATCGAAGCGGAAACCTTTTCGGGCTATGACGGATTGCGGCAGATCGAACTACCTAAACCGCAACCGGTGAAGGACCGGGTGCTGGTTCGCGTGACCGCCGCCGGCGTCACGCCGCTCGAACACACGGTCCTCTCGGGTGGACACCCTCGAGCCAGGGCGCCGCTGGTGCTCGGCAATGAGGGCGCCGGGGTCATCGAGGACGCAGGCGACTCCGGGCTTGCAGTGGGAAGCCGTGTGATGTTCACGGGACCCTATGGCGTTGGTGAGAATGGCACATGGCAGGAATGGTTGCTGGTGAGGCCGGAACATCTGGCATCGGCTGATGCGATTGGGGACGTCGTCGCGGCCAGCCTTCCGGTAGCCTGGCTGACGGCGCAGATCACGCTGACGCACGCCGGGTTCAAGCCGGGTATGACGGTGCTGGCGCCAGGAATTGGCGGGTCGGTCGGCAACGCGACCTATCAGCTCGCGCGGGCGCAGGGCGCCGGCAAAGTGATCTCCACGGCGGGTAGCGCGCAGAAAGCCGCGAGAGCGCGCGAACTGGGCTTCGAGGACGTGATTGACCTCAGCGCGGAAGGTCTCGCCGACGGCGTTCGTCGGATAACGGCCGGCAAGGGCGTCGATATCGTCATCGAGAGCATCGGCGGCACGGTGACGAGTGAGGCGTTGAACAGCCTGGGTCTCGGCGGTGTCCTGATCACCTTGGGCTATTCCGCAGGACGCAAAACCACGATCGATGTCACTGACCTGATCTGGAAGCGCGCGCGGATGGCTGGCTTCTCCCTGTTCGCCCAGTCACCGGCCACAATCGCCACTGCGTGGCAGGACATCATCCCGCTAGTCGTAAGCGGATCAGTCAAGCCGATCGTCGAGCGGGTCTACCCCCTCGCCGAAGCAGGCGAAGCCCTGCGTCACCTGATCGAGGATAGGCCGTTTGGCAAAGTCGTTTTAACGATGTAA
- a CDS encoding TetR family transcriptional regulator: MGRWEPDAESRFRAAALELFGEIGYEQTTVAAIAERAGLTARTFFRYFADKREVLFNGSERLQQTMVDALAQAPAEASAIDATAAALTKAGDFFDDDLRPFARLRSTVIAANTDLRERELIKMAKLSAALAQALRERGVGEPDASLAAEAGIAVFRVAFAQWVGESERRDYGGIVKESLARLRVLAAS, translated from the coding sequence ATGGGGCGCTGGGAGCCTGATGCCGAGAGCCGTTTCCGTGCTGCGGCCCTCGAACTGTTCGGAGAGATCGGCTACGAGCAGACGACCGTGGCAGCCATCGCGGAGCGCGCGGGGCTGACTGCGCGCACGTTCTTTCGCTACTTCGCCGACAAGCGCGAAGTGCTTTTCAACGGATCCGAACGTCTTCAGCAGACGATGGTCGATGCGCTCGCCCAGGCGCCGGCCGAGGCTTCAGCGATAGATGCGACCGCCGCCGCTTTGACGAAGGCCGGCGATTTTTTCGATGACGACCTGCGCCCGTTCGCTCGCCTGCGCAGCACGGTGATCGCGGCCAACACGGACCTGCGCGAGCGCGAGCTGATCAAGATGGCGAAGTTGTCCGCGGCGCTCGCACAGGCGTTGCGCGAGCGCGGTGTCGGCGAGCCGGACGCGAGCCTCGCGGCGGAAGCGGGCATCGCCGTCTTTCGGGTCGCGTTCGCGCAATGGGTCGGCGAGTCCGAGCGACGCGACTACGGCGGGATCGTGAAGGAATCGCTTGCGCGACTGAGAGTGCTCGCGGCCAGTTGA
- a CDS encoding OsmC domain/YcaO domain-containing protein: MEIKVNFLDKLRLEAKFDDFTVVSDQPIRYKGDGSAPGPFDYFLASSALCAAYFVKLYCVTRNIPTENIRLSQNNIVDPENRYQQIFKIQVELPADISDKDRQGILRSIDRCTVKKVVQTGPEFVIEEVENLDADAQALLILNPDSDSHTYIPGKDLPLEQTIANMSGFLAGLGMKIEIASWRNIVPNVWSLHIRDAHSPMCFTNGKGSTKESALASALGEFIERLNCNHFYGGSFWGEDIANAAFVHYPNERWFKPGRKDALPAEILDEYCLQIYNPDGELRGSHLIDTNSGNVQRGICSLPYVRHSDGEVVYFPSNLIENLYVSNGMSAGNTLAEAQVQCLSEIFERAVKREILEGEIALPDVPHEVLAKYPGILAGIQGLEEQGFPVLVKDASLGGIYPVMCVTLMNPRTGGVFASFGAHPSFEVALERSLTELLQGRSFEGLNDLPQPTFVSNAVTEPNNFVEHFIDSSGVVSWRFFSAKANFEFVEWDFSGQGENSNAEEAATLFGILEDMGKESYMAVYDQLGAVACRILVPDYSEVYPVEDLIWDNTNKALLFRADILNLHRLDDASLAALLERLENSELDEHADIATLIGIEFDENTDWGQLTVLELKLLIHLALQQFEAAQELVGAFLQYNDNTVERGLFYQALNVVLEVLLDDDLELDDYAVNFRRMFGNARMDAVMGAVDGSVRFFGLTPTSMKLEGLDRHHRLIDSYKKLHAARANVAAIAS; this comes from the coding sequence ATGGAAATTAAAGTCAATTTTCTCGATAAGCTACGTCTTGAAGCGAAGTTCGATGACTTCACGGTAGTGAGCGACCAGCCTATCCGTTACAAGGGCGATGGCTCGGCGCCTGGTCCCTTCGATTATTTTCTGGCCTCATCGGCCTTGTGTGCAGCTTACTTTGTGAAGTTGTACTGCGTAACCCGCAATATTCCTACCGAAAATATCCGCCTGTCGCAGAATAATATTGTTGATCCGGAAAACCGGTACCAACAGATTTTCAAGATTCAGGTTGAGTTGCCGGCGGACATCTCCGACAAAGACCGCCAGGGTATTTTGCGTTCCATCGACCGTTGTACGGTCAAAAAAGTGGTGCAAACCGGGCCCGAGTTTGTGATTGAAGAGGTGGAGAATCTGGACGCCGATGCTCAGGCGTTGCTGATTCTAAATCCGGATTCCGATTCCCACACCTATATTCCAGGCAAGGACCTGCCGCTAGAGCAAACCATAGCCAATATGTCCGGCTTTCTGGCCGGCTTGGGCATGAAGATTGAAATCGCTTCGTGGCGCAATATTGTTCCCAATGTCTGGTCACTGCACATCCGCGATGCGCACTCGCCGATGTGTTTTACCAATGGCAAAGGATCGACCAAAGAAAGCGCGTTGGCGTCAGCGTTGGGTGAGTTTATCGAGCGATTGAATTGCAACCATTTCTATGGCGGTAGTTTTTGGGGCGAAGACATCGCCAACGCGGCGTTTGTCCATTACCCGAACGAGCGCTGGTTCAAACCCGGCCGTAAAGATGCACTGCCGGCTGAGATTCTGGATGAGTACTGCCTGCAAATTTACAACCCCGATGGCGAGTTGCGTGGCTCGCATCTGATCGACACCAACTCCGGCAATGTGCAGCGTGGTATCTGTTCGCTGCCGTATGTGCGCCATTCGGATGGCGAGGTGGTGTATTTCCCATCCAACCTGATCGAAAACCTGTACGTCAGCAATGGCATGAGTGCTGGTAATACGCTGGCCGAAGCGCAGGTGCAATGTCTGTCAGAAATTTTCGAACGGGCGGTAAAGCGCGAAATTCTGGAAGGTGAAATTGCATTGCCTGATGTGCCGCACGAAGTGCTGGCGAAATACCCTGGCATTCTGGCCGGGATTCAGGGATTGGAAGAGCAGGGCTTTCCGGTGCTGGTAAAGGATGCGTCGCTTGGTGGGATCTACCCGGTGATGTGCGTCACCTTGATGAACCCGCGGACAGGCGGTGTCTTTGCGTCGTTCGGCGCGCACCCAAGCTTCGAGGTGGCGCTGGAACGGAGTCTGACGGAATTGCTGCAGGGGCGTAGTTTTGAAGGCCTGAACGATTTACCTCAGCCCACCTTTGTCAGTAACGCCGTGACTGAACCCAATAACTTTGTCGAGCACTTCATTGATTCGAGCGGTGTAGTGTCGTGGCGCTTTTTCAGCGCGAAAGCGAATTTCGAGTTTGTTGAGTGGGATTTTTCTGGCCAGGGTGAAAACTCCAACGCAGAGGAAGCAGCAACCTTGTTCGGCATTCTCGAAGACATGGGCAAAGAATCTTACATGGCGGTGTATGACCAGCTGGGTGCCGTAGCCTGCCGGATTCTGGTGCCCGATTATTCGGAAGTTTACCCGGTAGAGGATTTGATCTGGGATAACACAAACAAGGCCCTGTTGTTCCGCGCCGATATTTTGAACTTGCATCGACTGGACGATGCCAGTCTGGCAGCACTGCTTGAGCGGTTGGAGAACAGTGAGCTGGACGAGCACGCCGATATTGCCACTTTGATCGGCATCGAATTTGACGAGAATACGGACTGGGGGCAGCTAACAGTTCTCGAGTTGAAGCTGCTGATTCATCTCGCCTTGCAGCAATTTGAGGCGGCGCAAGAACTGGTGGGAGCTTTCCTGCAGTACAACGACAACACGGTCGAGCGCGGATTGTTTTACCAGGCCTTGAATGTCGTGCTGGAGGTGCTGCTCGATGACGACCTGGAACTGGACGACTACGCGGTCAACTTCCGTCGGATGTTCGGCAACGCTCGGATGGACGCGGTAATGGGGGCAGTGGACGGCAGCGTGCGCTTCTTTGGGCTCACGCCAACGAGTATGAAGCTGGAAGGTCTCGATAGGCACCACCGCCTGATCGACAGCTACAAAAAATTGCATGCGGCGCGGGCCAATGTGGCAGCTATAGCCAGTTAG